In a genomic window of Streptomyces roseoviridis:
- a CDS encoding transglycosylase family protein, with the protein MSKIRCATAAAVLAASLLSPAALARASGPATAPTPVEACVKDQWPWGCVAECESGGDWHANTGNGFYGGLQFWQPTWEEFGGLRHARRADLATRAQQITVAEDVLRVQGWGAWPVCSRRYGLSGRAHVVQAGDTLSAIARRFRIKGGWQALYEANRAVIGPDPNRLMVGTMLRLTSATR; encoded by the coding sequence ATGTCGAAGATCCGATGTGCGACGGCCGCCGCCGTCCTGGCCGCGTCGCTGCTGTCCCCGGCGGCGCTCGCCCGGGCGTCGGGCCCCGCCACCGCCCCCACGCCCGTCGAGGCGTGCGTGAAGGACCAGTGGCCGTGGGGCTGCGTCGCGGAGTGCGAGAGCGGCGGCGACTGGCACGCCAACACCGGCAACGGCTTCTACGGCGGCCTGCAGTTCTGGCAGCCCACCTGGGAGGAGTTCGGCGGGCTGCGCCACGCCCGTCGCGCCGACCTGGCGACCAGGGCGCAGCAGATCACGGTCGCCGAGGACGTGCTGCGGGTCCAGGGCTGGGGGGCGTGGCCGGTGTGCTCGCGGCGGTACGGCCTGAGCGGGCGCGCCCATGTCGTCCAGGCCGGCGACACGCTCAGCGCGATCGCCCGGCGCTTCAGGATCAAGGGCGGCTGGCAGGCGCTGTACGAGGCGAACCGGGCGGTGATCGGCCCGGACCCGAACCGGCTGATGGTCGGCACGATGCTGAGGCTCACGTCCGCGACGCGGTGA
- a CDS encoding ATP-binding cassette domain-containing protein yields MTVEIALRRARVRYGPLEALHGLDLLLPAATVTVLLGRNGAGRTTALRALAGTVPLAAGRVEWRGTDVTRVPAHERARRGLCFVPDLRAVYATLTVAENLELSAPGRRDAALAAFPELAPLLGHRAGTLSGGERRMLALTRALLSPVHPAGARVVLVDEPSLGMAPALAGRAYGLLAALARPPRSAAVVLAEQRVPHGLPPGSVVYELRRGALAGGGEVTASRT; encoded by the coding sequence ATGACCGTCGAGATCGCCCTGCGCCGCGCGCGGGTCCGCTACGGCCCCCTGGAGGCCCTCCACGGCCTCGACCTGCTCCTGCCCGCCGCCACCGTCACGGTCCTGCTGGGCCGCAACGGCGCCGGCCGCACCACCGCGCTGCGCGCCCTCGCCGGGACGGTGCCGCTGGCCGCCGGGCGGGTGGAGTGGCGCGGTACGGACGTCACCCGGGTGCCCGCCCACGAACGGGCCCGCCGCGGCCTGTGCTTCGTACCGGACCTGCGGGCCGTGTACGCCACCCTCACCGTCGCCGAGAACCTGGAGCTGTCGGCGCCCGGCCGCCGGGACGCGGCCCTCGCCGCCTTCCCCGAGCTCGCGCCCCTGCTCGGCCACCGCGCCGGGACCCTCTCCGGCGGCGAGCGCCGGATGCTCGCGCTGACCCGCGCCCTGCTCTCCCCCGTCCACCCGGCGGGCGCCCGCGTGGTGCTGGTCGACGAGCCGTCCCTCGGCATGGCGCCCGCCCTGGCCGGCCGTGCGTACGGGCTGCTCGCCGCCCTCGCCCGGCCGCCCCGCTCGGCCGCGGTGGTCCTGGCCGAGCAGCGCGTGCCGCACGGGCTGCCGCCGGGCTCGGTGGTGTACGAGCTGCGCCGGGGCGCCCTCGCGGGTGGCGGTGAGGTCACCGCGTCGCGGACGTGA
- a CDS encoding ABC transporter permease subunit, translating to MASLTHDLVLAGLAVGSAAALTGIGLIVTYRATGVLNLAHGAVAMLCAYVLRQLVVEWGWPLPLGAAVTLLVVAPGLGLVLDRAVFRPLALVGAGPARTLVASIGVFVLLVGAAALVWGGGARDDAPVLLGDDPWTQLVAVVALACLVGAVTRWTRFGRELRAVVDNRPLAVLSGIRADRVAAAGWAFGAVTAGLTGVLLAPYVRLDPYGMPLLVVEVIAVAVVARMRSLPVAVLTALALGVAQAQLTRLHPEGWSGELLQAVAANLFVVALLVAALVLPGVGDGDALPPPGAAPRVPAGVWPVVAVLFALPLGFAGEDLTTAVQVPALAVILLSLVVVAGRGGQIALGQAAYAGLGALFTGLLAAAGLPELVALAVAVLCVAPLGLLTGWPAIRRHGLAPALVTLAVGVAVSRFVFAQPYATAGVTLERPAGFEPDRRYYLLELVVLACCLLLVAALRRGRTGRALAALRDHERGAEAAGVRVAGLKVLAFVLGASLAALGGGLLGMGVRAFDPDAFDPVRGLLWFAAVLALGADTLLTPLLAATLLVALDAGTHAGVAAALIGLLATFTGRLPPLLPALLPTDTTRTGGAGPKGRRHGRAGTGARGGPAGRGSWRAGTRLPARRPGPGPEPEPRGGPGLPPHGSPPDGPARGARRTITPPAHGRRHAAPAPGTTDGDGGTSATPARAGAAPPERLPGEGPPPGERASRAPAPGHGPGPRPPAAGGGRADAEGAPRSTGGPVVRAETAGSGEGEGDARRPGAGSWGGSWGGRPRTGPVPPRTRPVRPEGGRLVARGLRLTRPGGLTALDGVDLVLLPGGVTAVVGPNGAGKSTLFDCLAGTVRPTAGRVLLDGTDITGRPAHVRHRLGIGRTFQQLAVFPSLSVEENVRVGARPGPGEDAAVERALRLAGLGGSVRHRAAAGLPTGTLRRVELARALAGDPHTLLLDEPAAGLDAGETAALARVLAALAADGLAVLVVEHDPDLVAGIARTVHTMEGGRIVS from the coding sequence GTGGCCTCGCTGACCCACGACCTGGTCCTCGCCGGCCTCGCCGTCGGCAGCGCGGCGGCGCTCACCGGCATCGGACTGATCGTCACCTACCGGGCGACCGGCGTGCTCAACCTCGCGCACGGCGCGGTCGCCATGCTCTGCGCGTACGTGCTGCGGCAGCTCGTGGTGGAGTGGGGCTGGCCGCTGCCGCTCGGGGCCGCCGTCACCCTGCTCGTGGTGGCGCCCGGCCTCGGTCTGGTCCTCGACCGCGCGGTGTTCCGCCCCCTCGCGCTCGTCGGCGCGGGCCCCGCGCGGACCCTCGTGGCCTCGATCGGCGTCTTCGTGCTGCTCGTCGGCGCGGCGGCACTGGTCTGGGGCGGCGGGGCCCGCGACGACGCGCCCGTGCTGCTCGGCGACGACCCGTGGACGCAGCTCGTGGCGGTGGTGGCGCTGGCCTGCCTGGTGGGGGCGGTGACCCGGTGGACGCGGTTCGGGCGGGAGCTGCGGGCGGTGGTGGACAACCGTCCGCTGGCCGTGCTTTCCGGCATCCGCGCGGACCGGGTGGCGGCGGCCGGCTGGGCCTTCGGCGCGGTCACGGCGGGCCTGACCGGCGTGCTGCTCGCGCCGTACGTCCGGCTCGACCCGTACGGGATGCCGCTCCTCGTGGTCGAGGTGATCGCGGTCGCGGTGGTGGCCCGGATGCGGAGTCTGCCGGTGGCGGTCCTGACCGCGCTCGCGCTGGGCGTGGCACAGGCCCAGCTGACCCGGTTGCACCCCGAGGGCTGGTCGGGAGAGCTGCTCCAGGCGGTCGCGGCGAACCTGTTCGTGGTGGCGCTGCTCGTGGCGGCCCTGGTGCTGCCGGGGGTGGGCGACGGGGACGCGCTTCCGCCGCCGGGCGCCGCGCCGCGGGTGCCGGCGGGCGTGTGGCCGGTGGTGGCGGTGCTCTTCGCGCTGCCCCTGGGCTTCGCCGGCGAGGACCTGACGACGGCGGTGCAGGTGCCGGCGCTCGCGGTGATCCTGCTGTCGCTGGTGGTGGTCGCGGGCCGGGGCGGCCAGATCGCGCTGGGACAGGCGGCGTACGCGGGGCTCGGCGCGCTGTTCACGGGCCTGCTCGCGGCGGCCGGCCTTCCGGAGCTGGTGGCGCTGGCGGTGGCGGTGCTGTGCGTGGCGCCGCTGGGGCTGCTGACCGGGTGGCCCGCGATCCGCCGGCACGGTCTCGCGCCGGCCCTGGTGACGCTCGCGGTCGGGGTGGCGGTGAGCCGCTTCGTCTTCGCGCAGCCGTACGCGACGGCGGGCGTGACCCTGGAGCGCCCGGCCGGCTTCGAGCCGGACCGCCGCTACTACCTGCTCGAACTGGTCGTGCTGGCCTGCTGCCTGCTCCTGGTCGCCGCCCTGCGCCGGGGCCGCACGGGCCGCGCGCTCGCCGCCCTGCGCGACCACGAGCGGGGCGCGGAGGCCGCGGGCGTGCGCGTGGCGGGCCTGAAGGTCCTCGCCTTCGTGCTGGGCGCGTCCCTGGCGGCCCTGGGCGGCGGCCTCCTCGGCATGGGCGTCCGCGCCTTCGACCCCGACGCCTTCGACCCGGTCCGCGGCCTTCTGTGGTTCGCCGCCGTCCTGGCCCTGGGCGCCGACACCCTCCTGACCCCCCTGCTCGCCGCCACCCTCCTCGTCGCCCTCGACGCCGGCACCCACGCGGGCGTGGCCGCGGCCCTGATCGGCCTCCTGGCGACCTTCACGGGCCGCCTCCCACCCCTGCTCCCGGCCCTGCTCCCGACCGACACCACGCGAACGGGCGGGGCCGGGCCTAAGGGCCGGCGGCACGGGCGGGCGGGAACCGGGGCCCGGGGCGGGCCCGCCGGCCGGGGGTCGTGGCGTGCGGGGACCCGCCTCCCGGCGCGGCGCCCGGGGCCGGGTCCGGAGCCGGAGCCGCGAGGTGGTCCGGGCCTCCCGCCGCACGGCAGCCCGCCCGACGGTCCGGCTCGGGGCGCGCGGCGCACCATCACGCCGCCGGCCCACGGACGGCGGCACGCCGCCCCCGCCCCCGGCACCACGGACGGAGACGGCGGCACCTCTGCGACCCCCGCCCGAGCCGGTGCCGCACCGCCGGAGCGTCTGCCCGGCGAGGGCCCCCCGCCGGGCGAGCGGGCATCGCGCGCCCCCGCGCCGGGCCACGGTCCGGGTCCGCGGCCTCCCGCCGCCGGAGGCGGACGCGCGGACGCCGAAGGCGCCCCGCGCTCCACGGGAGGACCGGTGGTGCGAGCGGAGACGGCCGGCTCCGGCGAAGGCGAGGGGGACGCCCGGCGGCCCGGGGCCGGGTCCTGGGGCGGGTCCTGGGGCGGCCGCCCCAGGACCGGGCCGGTGCCGCCCAGGACCCGGCCGGTCCGGCCCGAGGGCGGGAGGCTCGTCGCGCGGGGGCTTCGGCTCACCCGTCCCGGAGGGCTCACCGCGCTCGACGGGGTCGATCTCGTGCTGCTGCCGGGTGGGGTGACCGCGGTCGTCGGGCCCAACGGGGCCGGGAAGAGCACGCTGTTCGACTGTCTCGCGGGGACGGTGCGGCCCACCGCCGGGCGGGTGCTGCTCGACGGGACGGACATCACCGGGCGGCCCGCCCACGTCCGGCACCGGCTCGGGATCGGCCGGACGTTCCAGCAGCTCGCCGTGTTCCCGTCGCTCAGCGTCGAGGAGAACGTCCGCGTCGGCGCCCGGCCCGGGCCCGGGGAGGACGCGGCGGTCGAGCGGGCCCTGCGCCTGGCCGGTCTCGGCGGCTCCGTGCGGCACCGGGCGGCCGCCGGCCTGCCGACGGGCACGCTCCGCAGGGTCGAGCTGGCCCGCGCCCTGGCGGGCGACCCGCACACCCTGCTGCTCGACGAGCCCGCCGCGGGCCTCGACGCCGGCGAGACCGCCGCCCTGGCCCGGGTCCTCGCCGCCCTCGCCGCCGACGGCCTCGCCGTGCTCGTGGTCGAGCACGACCCGGACCTCGTCGCCGGCATCGCCCGTACCGTCCACACCATGGAAGGCGGCCGGATCGTGTCATGA
- a CDS encoding ABC transporter substrate-binding protein, whose translation MRPRSRAADAAAALLLTAVLAVLALLATGCGSRLPESAFETRPTVTPSGGEPLRVGIITSATSPVGGAALTGPRDGARAYFDALNARGGLDGRRIEVVTCDDGGSGVGNNACVHRLIDERKVFALVATTALDYAGAPRVARAGVPDVGGQPLTPAYDTYPHLYAIHGSSAPRTGRAPGWNGVLYGGTEVYRWFREHLGARTAAVVSYNQAASAAYARLVARGLRAEGYRVVEEQVDFALPNFRAVAADLRAQKADLLFDAMDTHGNARLCEAMEASGVRVAAKVTHAQSWSSTVPRDHARSPGCRAVLFATGSSRNHDETTFPAVREFRAAMGDRPLSQWQLEGWAAAMWFTDAARSCGDRLTRACVEAYLGRPEPYTARGLLLPVRFEQLAEPPRTRFTCLSVARWQDGRGWVSQGEMTRNCARVPQLGYRP comes from the coding sequence GTGCGACCCAGGTCCCGGGCTGCTGACGCGGCGGCGGCACTGCTCCTGACCGCCGTCCTCGCCGTCCTGGCCCTCCTCGCGACGGGCTGCGGCAGCCGGCTCCCGGAGAGCGCCTTCGAGACGCGGCCCACCGTCACCCCCTCCGGCGGTGAGCCGCTCCGCGTCGGCATCATCACCAGCGCCACAAGCCCCGTCGGCGGAGCGGCCCTCACCGGCCCGCGCGACGGCGCCCGCGCCTACTTCGACGCCCTCAACGCCCGCGGCGGACTCGACGGCCGCCGGATCGAGGTCGTCACCTGCGACGACGGCGGCAGCGGCGTCGGCAACAACGCCTGCGTGCACCGGCTGATCGACGAGCGCAAGGTCTTCGCCCTCGTCGCCACCACCGCCCTCGACTACGCAGGCGCCCCGCGCGTCGCCCGGGCCGGCGTCCCCGACGTCGGCGGACAGCCGCTGACCCCCGCCTACGACACGTACCCCCATCTGTACGCGATCCACGGCAGCTCCGCCCCGCGCACCGGGCGGGCACCCGGCTGGAACGGCGTCCTGTACGGCGGCACCGAGGTCTACCGCTGGTTCCGTGAGCACCTCGGCGCCCGGACCGCCGCCGTCGTCTCCTACAACCAGGCCGCCTCCGCCGCGTACGCCCGGCTGGTCGCCCGGGGACTGCGGGCCGAGGGCTACCGGGTCGTCGAGGAACAGGTCGACTTCGCGCTGCCCAACTTCCGCGCCGTGGCCGCCGATCTGCGGGCGCAGAAGGCCGACCTCCTCTTCGACGCGATGGACACCCACGGCAACGCCCGGCTGTGCGAGGCGATGGAGGCGTCCGGCGTACGGGTCGCCGCCAAGGTGACCCACGCGCAGAGCTGGTCCTCGACGGTGCCGCGCGACCACGCGCGCTCGCCCGGCTGCCGGGCCGTCCTCTTCGCCACCGGAAGCAGCCGGAACCACGACGAGACCACCTTCCCGGCCGTACGGGAGTTCCGGGCGGCGATGGGCGACCGGCCGCTGTCCCAGTGGCAGCTGGAAGGCTGGGCGGCGGCCATGTGGTTCACCGACGCGGCCCGGTCCTGCGGCGACCGGCTCACCCGGGCCTGCGTCGAGGCGTACCTCGGCCGGCCGGAGCCGTACACCGCGCGCGGACTGCTGCTGCCCGTACGCTTCGAGCAGCTGGCCGAGCCGCCGAGGACCCGCTTCACCTGCCTGTCCGTGGCCCGCTGGCAGGACGGCCGGGGCTGGGTCTCGCAGGGCGAGATGACGCGGAACTGCGCCAGGGTGCCCCAGTTGGGATACCGGCCGTGA
- a CDS encoding glycosyltransferase: MRISFLLHNGYHIGGTIRTTFTLAAELAERHQVETVSVFRHRDEPILGVPAGVTLRHLVDIRKNSPGYDGEHPDFHRPARVFPRGDGRWKQYSALTDARIGAYLAAVEADVVVATRPGLNVQLARQAPRGPVLVGQEHLILDGHSYRLRRDIAHEYALLDAVTTVTEADARAYRALALPGVRIDAVPNSVPAPGVPPADPASKIVVAAGRLTPVKRYDLLIDAFADVAAARPDWKLRIYGTGDASDNLRKALARQIERQGLGEHVFLMGTAHPMEPEWAKGSLAAVTSRRESFGMTIVEAMRCGLPVVSTDCPHGPAEIIEDGVDGRLVPVDDTAAVAAALLGLINDDEARARASKAALAASERFDPVRIAARHEEIWTELAARGTERSRSHPPARAALHRAVGTVVDAVYSAKARAGAVVRRFR; the protein is encoded by the coding sequence ATGCGCATCTCCTTCCTGCTCCACAACGGCTACCACATCGGCGGCACGATCCGGACGACCTTCACGCTCGCCGCCGAGCTGGCGGAACGTCACCAGGTCGAGACCGTCTCGGTGTTCCGCCACCGCGACGAGCCGATCCTCGGCGTCCCCGCCGGGGTGACGCTGCGCCACCTCGTCGACATCCGGAAGAACAGCCCCGGTTACGACGGGGAGCACCCCGACTTCCACCGCCCGGCCCGGGTCTTCCCGCGCGGCGACGGCCGCTGGAAGCAGTACAGCGCCCTCACCGACGCCCGGATCGGCGCCTATCTCGCGGCGGTCGAGGCGGACGTGGTGGTCGCCACCCGCCCGGGCCTCAACGTGCAGCTCGCCCGGCAGGCGCCGCGCGGGCCGGTCCTCGTCGGCCAGGAGCACCTGATCCTCGACGGGCACAGCTACCGGCTGCGCCGCGACATCGCCCACGAGTACGCGCTCCTGGACGCCGTCACCACCGTCACCGAGGCCGACGCCCGCGCCTACCGGGCACTCGCCCTGCCCGGGGTGCGGATCGACGCCGTGCCCAACAGCGTGCCCGCGCCCGGCGTGCCGCCCGCCGACCCCGCCTCGAAGATCGTCGTCGCGGCCGGCCGGCTCACCCCGGTCAAGCGCTACGACCTGCTGATCGACGCCTTCGCCGACGTGGCCGCCGCCCGGCCCGACTGGAAGCTGCGGATCTACGGCACCGGCGACGCCTCCGACAACCTGAGGAAGGCGCTGGCCCGGCAGATCGAGCGGCAGGGCCTCGGCGAGCACGTCTTCCTCATGGGGACCGCCCACCCCATGGAGCCGGAGTGGGCGAAGGGCTCGCTGGCGGCCGTCACCTCCCGCCGCGAGTCCTTCGGGATGACCATCGTCGAGGCGATGCGGTGCGGACTGCCGGTCGTCTCCACCGACTGCCCGCACGGCCCCGCCGAGATCATCGAGGACGGCGTCGACGGCCGGCTGGTCCCGGTCGACGACACGGCGGCGGTCGCCGCCGCCCTGCTCGGCCTCATCAACGACGACGAGGCCCGGGCCCGCGCGTCCAAGGCGGCCCTCGCGGCCTCCGAGCGCTTCGACCCGGTCCGGATCGCCGCCCGCCACGAGGAGATCTGGACCGAGCTCGCGGCCCGGGGCACCGAGCGCTCCCGCAGCCACCCGCCGGCCCGCGCCGCCCTCCACCGCGCCGTCGGCACCGTCGTCGACGCGGTCTACTCGGCGAAGGCGCGCGCGGGAGCCGTGGTCCGCCGCTTCCGCTGA
- a CDS encoding YafY family protein, whose translation MLETSARLLRLLSLLQAHREWSGAALADRLGVTARTVRRDVERLRELGYPVNATPGTGGGYQLGAGAELPPLLLDDEEAVAVAVGLRAAAGQGVEGIGESSVRALAKLEQVLPGRLRRRVGALNAFTVPMLRTPRDRVDPAVLTELANACRDGERLRFEYRDHEGAATRRNVEPHRLVCSERRWYLVAWDVERADWRTFRADRIVPTPPHGPRFPPREPPAEDLAAYVAKGVSTSAYATEATIRLHVPLAEAAATVGVADGVLTAEGDARCLLRTGAHSLDLLVIHVSLLGLEFEVVDPPELTDRVRALRDLLSRALDRPGGAAPAAAGP comes from the coding sequence ATGTTGGAGACCTCCGCACGGCTGCTGCGTCTGCTGTCCCTGCTCCAGGCCCACCGGGAATGGTCCGGGGCCGCCCTCGCCGACCGGCTGGGGGTGACGGCACGGACCGTCCGGCGGGACGTCGAGCGGCTGCGCGAGCTGGGATATCCGGTGAACGCCACCCCCGGCACCGGCGGCGGCTACCAGCTGGGGGCGGGAGCCGAACTGCCGCCGCTGCTGCTCGACGACGAGGAGGCGGTCGCGGTCGCCGTCGGGCTGCGGGCCGCGGCGGGGCAGGGCGTCGAGGGCATCGGGGAGAGCTCCGTACGCGCCCTGGCGAAGCTGGAGCAGGTGCTGCCCGGGCGGCTGCGGCGCCGGGTCGGGGCCCTCAACGCCTTCACCGTGCCGATGCTGCGCACCCCGCGGGACCGCGTCGACCCGGCCGTGCTGACCGAGCTGGCGAACGCCTGCCGGGACGGCGAGCGGCTGCGCTTCGAGTACCGCGACCACGAGGGGGCCGCCACCCGCAGGAACGTCGAGCCGCACCGGCTGGTGTGCAGCGAGCGCCGCTGGTACCTGGTGGCCTGGGACGTCGAACGGGCCGACTGGCGGACCTTCCGGGCCGACCGGATCGTGCCGACGCCGCCGCACGGCCCCCGCTTCCCGCCCCGTGAGCCGCCCGCCGAGGACCTGGCCGCCTATGTGGCGAAGGGCGTCTCCACGTCGGCGTACGCGACCGAGGCGACGATCCGGCTGCACGTGCCGCTCGCCGAGGCCGCGGCGACGGTCGGCGTCGCCGACGGTGTCCTGACCGCCGAGGGGGACGCCCGCTGTCTGCTGCGGACCGGGGCCCACAGCCTCGACCTGCTGGTGATCCACGTGTCGCTGCTCGGCCTCGAGTTCGAGGTGGTCGACCCGCCGGAGCTGACCGACCGCGTCCGGGCACTCAGGGACCTGCTGTCCCGGGCCCTCGACCGGCCGGGCGGCGCCGCCCCGGCGGCGGCGGGACCGTGA
- a CDS encoding I78 family peptidase inhibitor encodes MTPEHAPETYVGLAADDAERLARIRGWSVVRSLPPGSIITMEYLEGRINFEVEDGVVTRVWLG; translated from the coding sequence ATGACACCCGAACACGCACCCGAAACGTATGTGGGGCTCGCCGCCGACGACGCCGAACGGCTCGCCCGGATCCGGGGCTGGAGCGTCGTCCGTTCCCTGCCCCCGGGCTCGATCATCACCATGGAGTACCTGGAGGGGCGCATCAACTTCGAGGTCGAGGACGGCGTCGTCACCCGCGTCTGGCTCGGCTGA
- a CDS encoding phosphatase PAP2 family protein has translation MRTDIFARLDREPEPPKIEVPRMTRTRLALFGGTSAFYLAIVVAVLLSTWLVTLDWKIMLFRPYQQWPELHAFLDYYVVLGQRGPTAVMVAAWLGWRSWRQHTLRPLLSLGAALLLLNVTVGSVKLGLGRLGPHYATQVGSAELFAGGDIFPSGHTANAVVTWGILAYLATTPRARRYLSALSAVVALGVGLTTVYLGTHWLSDVLLGWAAGLLILLALPWCEPVIAVAEARILALRDRLREQLRARRRLVPSLPVASGGPVPLFPPRPAGAEEPVRETVGAGSGRGAAGRAPGRPAAPLAAPRPHHPAHHAHAGHHAVRSERGPVGPAGSRRPPHSRPATGG, from the coding sequence GTGCGTACCGACATCTTTGCCCGGCTGGACCGGGAGCCGGAACCGCCGAAGATAGAGGTCCCGCGGATGACCCGCACGCGTCTCGCCCTCTTCGGCGGGACGTCGGCGTTCTATCTGGCCATCGTCGTCGCCGTCCTGCTGTCGACGTGGCTGGTGACCCTCGACTGGAAGATCATGCTCTTCCGGCCCTATCAGCAGTGGCCGGAGCTGCACGCCTTCCTCGACTACTACGTCGTCCTCGGCCAGCGCGGCCCCACGGCCGTCATGGTGGCGGCCTGGCTGGGCTGGCGCTCCTGGCGCCAGCACACCCTGCGGCCGCTGCTCTCCCTCGGAGCGGCGCTGCTGCTGCTCAACGTCACGGTCGGCTCGGTCAAGCTCGGTCTCGGCCGGCTCGGCCCCCACTACGCGACGCAGGTCGGCTCCGCCGAGCTCTTCGCGGGCGGCGACATATTCCCGTCCGGTCACACCGCGAACGCGGTGGTGACCTGGGGCATCCTGGCCTACCTGGCGACGACGCCGAGGGCCCGCCGCTATCTGTCGGCCCTGTCGGCCGTGGTCGCGCTCGGCGTGGGCCTGACCACCGTCTACCTCGGTACGCACTGGCTGAGCGATGTGCTGCTCGGCTGGGCCGCCGGCCTGCTGATCCTGCTGGCGCTGCCGTGGTGCGAGCCGGTCATCGCGGTCGCGGAGGCCCGGATCCTGGCCCTGCGCGACCGGCTGCGCGAGCAGCTGCGGGCCCGCCGCAGGCTGGTTCCCTCGCTGCCGGTGGCGTCCGGCGGCCCGGTGCCCCTGTTCCCGCCGCGTCCGGCGGGGGCCGAGGAGCCGGTGCGGGAGACCGTGGGTGCCGGTTCCGGCCGGGGTGCCGCGGGCCGTGCCCCGGGGCGCCCGGCCGCCCCGCTGGCGGCGCCGCGCCCGCACCACCCGGCGCACCACGCGCACGCCGGCCATCACGCCGTGCGTTCGGAGCGCGGCCCGGTGGGACCGGCCGGGAGCCGTCGCCCGCCGCACTCGCGCCCGGCGACGGGCGGCTGA
- a CDS encoding MFS transporter codes for MARTITAGTRPRPLGRRTDAGANRWVVLVVLCVSLLLVALDATVLHVAVPSLTEDLRPSSTALLWIVDAYPLICAALLILFGTLGDRVGRRRVLLLGYVLFGVASAVAALATVPEVLIGARALLGVGGAMIMPATLSILRAVFPDRRERATAIGIWTAVAAVGAATGPVLGGFLVEHYWWGSVFLINIPLMALILPLGRWLLPESRGGGDGPWDVLGALMAAAGVLGAVLGVKRLGAGDPLLALPTAGPLLAGAALLVLFVRRQKRRAHPLIDMSLFARPAFTTSVGCIVLAMLALVGLQLIAVQYLQLVLGLTPLETGLRLLPLTFAAMAAGATGSYTLRRLGPRRMVGWGFVLTASAVLLLVLMGQHDRPLLLTVGFVLLGFGLQTTLFSAYESMLSEAPPESAGGAAAIGETSYQLGAGMGIAFLGSVMNAAYGPGVSGVPGVPDSAARAAANSLGEAYKVAEQLGGTAGAALRDTARHAFVNGLHVTLFVSAGLLLLGALMATRLPRVMDCPPVPREDLDDERSPRGERGGDGGPGVDGERGRDGDPRIAGAGAAGRELPAAGRGKDTARVPATRGPAERAASARGGH; via the coding sequence ATGGCGCGGACGATCACGGCCGGAACGCGGCCGCGTCCCCTGGGCCGCCGCACCGACGCCGGTGCCAACCGCTGGGTCGTCCTCGTCGTCCTGTGCGTCAGCCTGCTGCTGGTCGCGCTGGACGCGACCGTGCTGCACGTCGCCGTCCCCTCCCTCACCGAGGACCTGCGCCCGAGCTCCACCGCGCTGCTGTGGATCGTCGACGCCTATCCGCTGATCTGCGCCGCGCTCCTCATCCTCTTCGGCACCCTCGGTGACCGGGTCGGCCGCAGACGGGTGCTGCTGCTCGGCTACGTGCTGTTCGGCGTCGCCTCGGCGGTCGCCGCGCTCGCCACCGTCCCCGAAGTGCTGATCGGCGCCCGCGCCCTGCTCGGCGTCGGCGGCGCCATGATCATGCCCGCCACGCTCTCCATCCTCCGCGCGGTCTTCCCCGACCGGCGCGAGCGGGCCACCGCCATCGGCATCTGGACGGCGGTCGCCGCCGTCGGCGCCGCCACCGGACCCGTGCTCGGCGGCTTCCTCGTCGAGCACTACTGGTGGGGCTCCGTCTTCCTGATCAACATCCCGCTGATGGCGCTGATCCTGCCGCTCGGCCGCTGGCTGCTCCCCGAGTCCCGGGGCGGCGGCGACGGCCCCTGGGACGTGCTCGGCGCGCTGATGGCCGCGGCCGGAGTGCTCGGCGCCGTCCTCGGCGTCAAGCGGCTCGGCGCCGGCGACCCGCTGCTCGCCCTGCCCACGGCGGGACCGCTCCTCGCCGGAGCCGCGCTGCTCGTCCTCTTCGTCCGGCGGCAGAAGCGGCGCGCGCACCCGCTGATCGACATGAGCCTGTTCGCCCGGCCGGCCTTCACCACCTCGGTCGGCTGCATCGTGCTGGCGATGCTGGCCCTGGTCGGCCTCCAGCTGATCGCCGTCCAGTACCTCCAGCTCGTCCTCGGCCTCACCCCCCTGGAGACCGGGCTGCGGCTGCTCCCGCTGACCTTCGCCGCCATGGCGGCCGGCGCCACCGGCTCGTACACCCTGCGCCGGCTCGGCCCGCGCCGCATGGTCGGCTGGGGCTTCGTCCTGACCGCATCGGCGGTGCTGCTGCTCGTCCTCATGGGACAGCACGACCGCCCGCTGCTGCTGACCGTCGGCTTCGTCCTGCTCGGCTTCGGGCTGCAGACCACGCTCTTCTCGGCGTACGAGTCGATGCTGAGCGAGGCGCCGCCGGAGAGCGCGGGCGGGGCGGCGGCGATCGGCGAGACCTCGTACCAGCTCGGCGCGGGCATGGGCATCGCGTTCCTCGGCAGCGTGATGAACGCGGCGTACGGGCCCGGTGTGAGCGGCGTCCCCGGAGTGCCGGACAGCGCGGCCCGGGCCGCCGCGAACTCCCTCGGCGAGGCGTACAAGGTCGCCGAACAGCTCGGCGGCACGGCCGGTGCGGCGCTGCGCGACACGGCCCGGCACGCCTTCGTGAACGGTCTGCACGTGACCTTGTTCGTGAGCGCGGGCCTGCTGCTGCTCGGCGCGCTGATGGCCACGCGCCTGCCGCGCGTGATGGACTGCCCGCCGGTGCCGCGCGAGGACCTCGACGACGAGCGCAGTCCCCGCGGCGAGCGGGGCGGTGACGGCGGCCCGGGCGTCGACGGCGAGCGGGGCCGTGACGGCGACCCGCGGATCGCGGGCGCGGGGGCCGCTGGCCGGGAGCTGCCGGCGGCCGGGAGGGGGAAGGACACCGCCCGTGTCCCCGCCACCCGGGGGCCGGCCGAGCGGGCGGCTTCGGCGCGAGGGGGGCACTGA